The proteins below come from a single Aegilops tauschii subsp. strangulata cultivar AL8/78 chromosome 6, Aet v6.0, whole genome shotgun sequence genomic window:
- the LOC109763418 gene encoding F-box/FBD/LRR-repeat protein At1g13570-like has protein sequence MEIQSGAPCTKRAKLAPAATPSSGGLAVVAGRGEDRISDLPDAILGEVISRLSTREGIRTRILTRHWRPVWPTAPLNLNCGEICVTRLFNALETVHVEIISRVSAYSEELARIRYIGTWHQGKTVLGDGSCLPESILSSHVGAVLRLCIPACYLQCRPSTVHAWLEPPRLKNLQVLELPLVKRLSLVEVDISDFSLQSMINSSCPALECVLLVCNRERHGITINSPNLVSIGIRGEKGKFIIEDAPSLKRLIHNLQSNNMEIFIVSAPKLETLGKFRISLDSIGLMGLATASLSTRRQSVKTLFFAMTYQVDLVIHLLKCLPNLENLFVQVLIFTPNEKGGNVPDGARNFWRRKHRAFLKEHIIHLKTVILEDYEKSRKNTEFVRFFILNATELETMRIKFRFPSDFTQEFYEQQQKLFLWENKVSKRAHLKLSACCNHLCLDLKHGRVECLDLSDPFTCACWTQGCS, from the exons atggagatccAATCCGGTGCGCCATGCACCAAGAGGGCGAAGCTCGCGCCAGCGGCGACGCCGTCCTCTGGTGGCTTGGCGGTAGTGGCTGGACGCGGCGAGGACCGCATCAGCGACCTCCCGGACGCCATCCTCGGTGAGGTCATCTCCCGTCTCTCCACTAGGGAGGGCATCCGCACTCGGATTCTCACACGTCATTGGCGTCCTGTTTGGCCGACCGCTCCTCTGAATCTTAACTGCGGTGAGATCTGTGTCACTCGTCTTTTTAACGCCCTAGAAACAGTTCATGTCGAGATCATCAGTAGGGTCTCTGCCTACAGCGAGGAGCTTGCTCGTATACGATACATCGGAACTTGGCATCAGGGAAAAACAGTTCTTGGTGATGGTTCTTGCCTTCCAGAGTCCATCCTCTCAAGCCATGTGGGCGCAGTTCTCCGCCTTTGTATACCGGCGTGCTACCTCCAATGCAGACCCTCTACTGTCCACGCCTGGCTTGAGCCCCCCAGATTGAAGAATCTCCAGGTGCTTGAACTACCACTGGTCAAGAGACTTTCACTTGTTGAGGTTGATATATCAGACTTCTCGTTGCAAAGCATGATCAACTCTAGTTGCCCTGCACTCGAGTGCGTGCTGCTTGTTTGCAATAGAGAAAGGCATGGGATCACAATAAATTCCCCTAACCTTGTAAGCATCGGCATCCGTGGTGAGAAAGGAAAATTCATCATCGAGGATGCCCCCTCACTTAAAAGGTTGATCCACAATCTCCAGAGCAATAACATGGAGATATTCATCGTCTCTGCACCCAAACTGGAGACATTGGGCAAATTTAGGATCTCGCTTGACTCCATAGGTCTTATG GGTTTGGCGACGGCCAGCCTATCTACAAGGCGGCAATCTGTCAAAACCTTGTTTTTCGCCATGACTTATCAAGTGGACCTGGTCATTCACTTGCTTAAGTGCCTTCCAAATCTGGAGAACTTGTTTGTTCAGGTGCTGATTTTCACGCCCAATGAAAAG GGAGGAAACGTTCCTGATGGTGCAAGAAATTTTTGGCGTCGCAAGCACCGTGCGTTTCTCAAAGAACACATCATTCATTTAAAGACAGTAATACTGGAAGATTATGAAAAAAGCAGGAAGAACACTGAGTTTGTGAGGTTCTTTATTCTGAATGCAACGGAGCTAGAGACCATGAGGATTAAGTTTCGCTTTCCCTCAGACTTCACGCAAGAATTTTACGAACAGCAacagaagttgttcctgtgggaGAATAAAGTTTCCAAACGCGCCCATCTCAAGTTATCAGCATGCTGCAATCATCTGTGCTTGGATTTGAAACACGGGCGTGTTGAATGCCTGGATTTGTCAGATCCGTTCACTTGTGCCTGCTGGACACAGGGCTGTAGTTAG
- the LOC141025788 gene encoding uncharacterized protein, giving the protein MGFIKEFMEVQAHGNTKLHMIHTNDLHKAATTIEEYKQHLEFKCHKIVGVDVEYTNDVGVDRKLALVQLSVGKDHPVLLFQLSAADKNCTRFDNFLADPRYTFAGFSIDGNIEMLRRVGLEIAHFVDIQKEWWVPTATKLLDSLGDVSGIIVDDYYNNMKKKLTNAEHQRWACMPLSMRHIEYAAKDAYAAYEIWSRLTIIQEGLRRAKLEKEQTRKRARSWGDYDY; this is encoded by the coding sequence ATGGGATTCATCAAGGAATTCATGGAGGTGCAGGCCCATGGCAACACCAAGTTGCACATGATCCACACCAACGACTTGCACAAGGCGGCGACCACCATCGAGGAGTACAAGCAACACCTCGAATTCAAGTGCCACAAGATCGTCGGAGTTGATGTGGAGTACACCAACGACGTTGGCGTAGATCGGAAACTAGCCCTCGTCCAGCTCTCCGTCGGCAAGGATCATCCGGTGTTGCTCTTCCAACTGAGTGCCGCCGACAAGAACTGCACCAGGTTCGACAACTTCCTCGCCGACCCTAGATACACGTTTGCTGGCTTCTCCATCGACGGCAACATAGAGATGCTCAGGCGCGTCGGACTAGAGATCGCCCACTTCGTCGACATCCAGAAAGAATGGTGGGTGCCTACAGCTACCAAGCTTCTGGACTCCCTTGGGGATGTCTCAGGCATCATTGTCGACGACTACTACAACAACATGAAGAAGAAGCTCACCAACGCAGAGCACCAGCGCTGGGCGTGCATGCCCCTGTCCATGAGGCACATCGAGTACGCGGCAAAAGATGCTTACGCTGCGTACGAGATATGGAGCCGCCTCACCATCATCCAGGAAGGCCTCCGCCGGGCAAAACTCGAGAAGGAGCAGACCAGGAAGCGCGCAAGGTCCTGGGGCGACTACGACTACTGA